The Rhodocytophaga rosea genome has a segment encoding these proteins:
- a CDS encoding cupin domain-containing protein gives MKATLAIAREERALVAPVSQVNQALKPHVIFERGNMQAVSLLLKKGQLFQDNTSPADMVIMMMDGQVTITTDQYEYPLLSKEIIRIPPYGTFSLQADRDSKIVVLQ, from the coding sequence ATGAAAGCTACCTTAGCTATTGCCCGGGAAGAACGGGCCTTAGTGGCACCTGTATCACAAGTAAATCAGGCGCTAAAACCTCATGTTATTTTTGAAAGAGGAAACATGCAGGCCGTAAGTCTGCTCCTGAAAAAAGGACAATTATTCCAGGATAACACTTCTCCGGCAGATATGGTCATTATGATGATGGATGGACAAGTTACCATCACGACCGATCAGTACGAATATCCATTGCTTTCTAAAGAGATTATCCGCATCCCTCCTTATGGTACGTTCTCATTACAGGCAGACAGAGACAGCAAAATTGTAGTATTACAGTAA
- a CDS encoding PAS domain-containing protein yields the protein MNTHFTRIKLKTIYLLFTLLLGIIILSGIAALLYIDEWFQNKTMLQTGLLVGTLLPVVLLVFTCWAFPAFLFKPLQQLQHSIHQMAQGNTSIQPNISATHEIGEITIAMQQLSTNIQEASLFATSIGEGKLDVEFTPVSKQDVLGNVLIQMRDKLLHVSEESQQRSWVNEGVAVFAEILRSIHNIDELSHKIISQLVSYMNANQGGLFIVNNENTEDIHLELAACYAYQKKKHLKKRIDIGEGLVGQVYLEKDTIYMTDVPAEYVHITSGLGEATPRSILLVPIQVNDTFEGVIELASFQQMLPYQIQFIEKISENIASTIANAKINERTKHLLESSQRQAEQLRAQEEEMRQNMEELSAIQEEMGRKQIELSGQIAALNHAAIVSEVDLKGNIIFANDEFCRMAKYTSEELIGQKQSIVRHPDMPAEVFIDLWATITKGKVWKGEVKNRAKDGSHYWVAATITPVLNEHGRPVKYIGVRFDITAQKDQEDQIKEDFVQLQTSAEELQAQEEELRQNMEELTAIQEEMTRKQVELDGQIAALNNAAIVSEVDLKGNIIFVNDEFCRLAKYSREELIGQKQSIVRHPDMPASLFDDLWATISKGRVWQGEVKNRAKDGSHYWVAATITPVLNEMGRPVKYIGVRFDITAQKEHQEIINSKIVSA from the coding sequence ATGAACACACACTTTACCAGAATTAAATTGAAAACCATATACCTTCTTTTTACTCTTCTGCTAGGAATCATTATCCTTTCAGGAATAGCTGCTTTATTGTATATAGATGAGTGGTTTCAAAACAAAACCATGTTACAAACTGGCTTATTGGTGGGGACACTATTACCTGTCGTATTGCTTGTTTTCACATGTTGGGCCTTTCCTGCTTTTCTTTTTAAACCCTTGCAGCAGTTACAACACAGCATCCATCAAATGGCTCAGGGTAATACCTCAATACAACCCAACATATCTGCTACCCATGAAATCGGCGAAATAACAATAGCTATGCAGCAATTATCTACTAATATTCAGGAAGCTTCCCTGTTTGCCACTAGTATTGGAGAAGGAAAACTGGATGTTGAATTTACACCAGTCAGCAAGCAGGATGTGCTGGGAAATGTATTGATACAAATGCGGGACAAACTCCTGCATGTTTCCGAGGAAAGCCAGCAACGGAGCTGGGTAAATGAAGGAGTGGCTGTTTTTGCTGAAATTCTGCGTTCTATCCACAACATAGATGAACTAAGCCATAAAATCATTTCGCAATTAGTCAGCTATATGAATGCAAACCAGGGCGGATTATTCATTGTAAATAATGAGAATACAGAAGATATTCATCTAGAATTAGCAGCTTGTTATGCCTACCAGAAGAAAAAACACCTCAAGAAACGTATTGATATTGGCGAAGGTCTCGTCGGACAAGTATATCTGGAAAAGGATACTATTTATATGACCGATGTACCAGCCGAGTATGTACATATTACATCCGGATTAGGAGAAGCAACTCCAAGGAGTATTCTTCTCGTACCCATACAGGTGAATGATACTTTCGAAGGCGTGATCGAACTGGCTTCTTTCCAGCAAATGCTTCCCTATCAAATTCAGTTTATTGAAAAGATCTCAGAAAATATAGCGTCTACCATTGCCAATGCTAAAATCAATGAGCGAACAAAACATCTTCTGGAATCCTCGCAGCGACAGGCTGAACAACTGCGAGCCCAGGAAGAAGAAATGCGACAGAATATGGAAGAACTTTCTGCCATTCAGGAAGAGATGGGACGCAAACAGATAGAACTTTCCGGCCAGATTGCGGCGCTCAACCATGCAGCTATAGTATCGGAAGTAGACTTAAAAGGCAATATCATTTTTGCTAACGACGAGTTTTGCCGGATGGCTAAATATACCAGCGAAGAGTTAATTGGCCAGAAACAGAGTATCGTACGCCATCCGGATATGCCAGCCGAAGTGTTTATAGATTTATGGGCGACTATTACCAAAGGAAAAGTATGGAAAGGTGAAGTTAAAAACCGGGCCAAAGATGGTTCGCACTATTGGGTAGCTGCCACCATTACTCCTGTTTTGAATGAACATGGCCGTCCCGTGAAATATATTGGCGTACGTTTCGATATTACGGCCCAGAAAGATCAGGAGGATCAGATTAAAGAAGATTTTGTACAGCTGCAAACTTCGGCTGAAGAATTACAGGCACAGGAAGAAGAATTACGCCAGAACATGGAAGAACTGACTGCTATTCAGGAAGAAATGACCCGTAAACAGGTAGAACTCGATGGTCAGATTGCAGCGCTTAATAATGCCGCTATTGTATCAGAAGTGGACCTAAAAGGCAATATCATTTTTGTGAATGATGAATTTTGCCGCCTGGCCAAATACAGCCGGGAAGAATTAATAGGTCAGAAACAAAGCATCGTACGTCACCCGGATATGCCAGCCTCTCTATTCGATGACTTATGGGCTACCATTTCCAAAGGCAGGGTGTGGCAGGGAGAGGTTAAAAACCGGGCCAAAGATGGTTCGCACTATTGGGTAGCTGCCACCATTACTCCTGTTTTGAATGAAATGGGAAGACCTGTAAAATATATCGGAGTCCGCTTTGATATTACGGCTCAGAAAGAGCACCAGGAAATAATAAATTCGAAGATAGTTTCAGCGTAA
- a CDS encoding CPBP family intramembrane glutamic endopeptidase encodes MKNREQTYWLPIACFIALAYALSWLIWFPLYASKLGIQGLPILPYHHALGAIGPFAAAFITTYIFHKENGVQELISRLFRWKVGIQWHLIVWLGPFVLLVLALFIESFSQGKAIELSGIGISREFPKFGLIVFTLYNIFSFGYGEETGWRGFLLPRLQSRYDALWGSIILTFIWAGWHIPLFLYRPGYTSMEMADSIGWLLSLFTGSILLTWIFNSTRGSIIIVSIFHAIIDVAFTSTAAQGEISNYMGMLITVWAIIILWMYKPKNISDKPAFVISTPAKQSVEKSTERV; translated from the coding sequence ATGAAAAACCGGGAACAAACATACTGGTTGCCTATAGCTTGTTTTATCGCCTTAGCGTATGCACTATCATGGCTGATCTGGTTTCCATTGTATGCATCTAAATTAGGAATACAAGGATTGCCAATTCTACCCTATCATCATGCTTTGGGCGCTATAGGACCATTTGCTGCGGCGTTCATTACTACATATATATTTCATAAAGAAAATGGCGTACAAGAATTAATCAGCCGTTTGTTCAGATGGAAAGTCGGTATACAATGGCATCTCATTGTCTGGCTGGGGCCTTTTGTGTTATTGGTATTGGCTCTATTTATAGAATCTTTTTCTCAAGGAAAAGCTATTGAACTCTCTGGCATAGGCATTTCCAGGGAATTTCCTAAATTTGGACTTATTGTGTTTACGTTGTATAATATTTTCTCTTTTGGATACGGCGAAGAAACAGGATGGCGTGGTTTTTTATTGCCGAGGTTACAAAGCAGATATGATGCGTTATGGGGAAGTATCATACTTACCTTTATCTGGGCCGGCTGGCATATTCCTCTGTTTTTGTACCGTCCGGGGTACACCAGCATGGAAATGGCTGATAGTATTGGCTGGCTGTTAAGTTTATTTACCGGCAGTATTCTATTAACCTGGATATTTAATTCCACCAGAGGCAGCATTATCATTGTAAGTATCTTTCATGCGATCATTGATGTAGCTTTCACCTCAACAGCAGCACAGGGAGAGATTAGCAATTATATGGGAATGCTCATTACCGTTTGGGCTATTATTATTCTCTGGATGTATAAACCGAAGAATATATCAGATAAACCAGCTTTTGTTATTTCTACACCCGCAAAACAGAGTGTAGAAAAATCGACTGAACGGGTATAA
- the ccoS gene encoding cbb3-type cytochrome oxidase assembly protein CcoS: MSVILVLVTLSMIVAGSFLGAFIWAMKSGQYEDTYSPSVRMLFEDKKEESSHKQV; encoded by the coding sequence ATGTCAGTCATTTTAGTATTAGTCACCTTAAGTATGATTGTAGCCGGGAGTTTTCTGGGGGCTTTTATCTGGGCAATGAAAAGCGGCCAATATGAAGATACCTATTCTCCATCGGTGCGGATGTTATTTGAGGACAAGAAAGAAGAAAGTTCACATAAACAAGTATAA
- a CDS encoding DUF6787 family protein, translating into MTNINFRSDAPHGKIQAQVATLHPVKQSDMTNERQKPSFINRLKEKWGVQSAIQVLLIILVFSLAGSTAVFLRKSFFELIGITEHTAFWLKTIVYILFLFPTYQALLLIYGALLGQFKFFWAKERKMLLAVRKLVIGQ; encoded by the coding sequence ATGACCAATATCAATTTCCGGAGTGATGCACCTCATGGAAAAATACAAGCACAGGTGGCAACTTTACATCCAGTAAAACAATCAGATATGACAAACGAGAGGCAAAAACCAAGCTTTATAAACCGCCTGAAAGAAAAATGGGGCGTTCAATCAGCGATACAAGTACTATTAATTATTCTGGTATTCAGCCTGGCAGGCAGTACTGCCGTATTCCTGCGGAAATCCTTTTTTGAATTAATCGGCATTACTGAACATACCGCTTTCTGGCTGAAAACCATCGTCTATATTCTTTTCCTGTTTCCTACTTACCAGGCTTTATTACTCATATACGGGGCTTTGCTGGGGCAATTCAAATTTTTCTGGGCCAAAGAACGCAAGATGTTGCTGGCTGTCAGAAAATTAGTCATTGGTCAATAG
- a CDS encoding heavy metal translocating P-type ATPase, producing METLIAEDIKCHHCGDTCPDTSIHLEADKFFCCEGCKTVYEILSENGMCSYYDLSKNPGITLKGKNFGSKYAYLSNQEIAQSLLNYASENLNKITFYIPTIHCSSCIWLLENLYKLRKGISVSRVNFMKKELAISFNPTILSLQKVVELLATLGYAPEISLEEYTNKTQEKTSYSIFLKMGIVGFCTGNIMLLSFPEYFGLDDVMESGHKQYFTWLNVVLSLPVFFYGASGYFISAWQSLREKVINLDVPISIGITALFGRSLYETLSGVGPGYWDSLAGLIFFLLIGKWLQNKTYENLSFERKYTSYFPLAATILKNGQEESIPVSQLKTGDTLIIRNRELIPADSLLVSTTAQIDYSFVTGEAEPVEKKASDYIYAGGRQVGTNIELTVQKPVSQSYLTQLWNNEAFAKEKTTPVTKLAANFARYFTYITLSIAILAAIFWFFVDKSLMWNAFTAVLIVACPCALSLSMPFTMENTMRIFGKNGVYVKNPGVIQHLATIRHMVFDKTGTLTQNKEAGVSFVGNPLTAEEKQAIPSLTAHSTHPLSRKISKYLSENTALEPSIFQEKTGKGIEGVINGQIIRLGSASFVPIPEKDKAVGVSRVYVAVNGVYKGYFQFDVRYRQGLQQVLEKLKSTYKLSLLSGDHPVDVPLLQPLFGNSNLHFEQSPSDKLRYIAQLQAKGEKVLMAGDGLNDAGALKQSDVGLVLTEDVHAFFPACDVLMDAKQFSRLPDFIRFSQTSVNIVKVSFLLSLVYNFIGISLAVSGSLSPVFAAIFMPLSSMSVVGFAVGVSSLYARFRKL from the coding sequence ATGGAAACCTTAATTGCCGAAGATATAAAATGCCACCACTGCGGAGATACTTGTCCGGATACCAGTATACACCTGGAAGCCGACAAGTTTTTTTGCTGTGAAGGCTGCAAAACTGTGTACGAAATCTTGTCGGAGAACGGCATGTGTTCGTATTACGATCTTTCCAAAAATCCTGGTATCACCCTGAAAGGAAAGAATTTTGGCAGTAAGTATGCCTATCTGAGCAACCAGGAAATCGCCCAGTCATTGCTTAATTATGCCAGCGAAAACTTAAATAAAATTACTTTTTATATTCCTACCATCCATTGTAGTTCCTGTATCTGGCTGCTGGAAAACCTATATAAGCTCCGGAAAGGAATTTCTGTATCGAGGGTAAATTTCATGAAAAAAGAGCTGGCCATCAGCTTTAATCCTACTATACTCTCTCTGCAAAAAGTAGTAGAATTACTGGCCACACTCGGCTATGCTCCTGAAATCAGCCTGGAAGAATATACCAACAAAACCCAGGAGAAAACCAGTTACAGTATTTTCCTGAAAATGGGTATTGTTGGTTTCTGTACCGGCAATATCATGCTGCTCAGCTTTCCGGAGTATTTTGGCCTGGATGACGTAATGGAAAGCGGGCACAAACAATATTTTACCTGGCTGAATGTAGTATTATCGCTGCCTGTATTTTTTTATGGGGCTTCTGGCTATTTTATTTCAGCCTGGCAATCGTTGCGGGAAAAGGTGATTAACCTGGATGTTCCTATTTCCATCGGTATTACTGCATTGTTTGGCAGAAGCCTGTACGAAACGCTAAGTGGCGTTGGTCCTGGATACTGGGATAGCCTGGCTGGATTGATTTTCTTTTTATTGATCGGCAAGTGGCTGCAAAACAAAACCTATGAAAATCTATCGTTTGAGCGCAAGTATACTTCCTATTTTCCGCTGGCAGCTACCATTCTGAAAAATGGCCAGGAAGAAAGTATACCGGTATCGCAATTAAAAACAGGTGATACACTTATTATCCGGAACCGTGAACTGATTCCGGCGGATAGTTTGCTTGTGAGTACTACTGCTCAGATAGATTATAGCTTTGTAACCGGCGAAGCAGAACCAGTAGAGAAAAAAGCCAGCGATTATATATATGCCGGTGGCCGCCAGGTAGGAACGAATATTGAGCTTACAGTTCAAAAACCAGTTTCGCAAAGTTATCTTACCCAGCTGTGGAATAATGAGGCGTTTGCCAAAGAAAAAACTACACCTGTTACTAAGCTGGCTGCCAATTTTGCCCGCTATTTCACCTATATTACGTTAAGTATTGCTATTCTTGCCGCTATCTTCTGGTTTTTTGTAGACAAATCCCTGATGTGGAATGCCTTTACAGCGGTTCTGATTGTCGCTTGTCCCTGTGCTTTGTCGCTGTCTATGCCTTTTACCATGGAAAACACCATGCGTATCTTCGGTAAAAACGGGGTATATGTAAAAAATCCTGGTGTCATTCAGCACCTGGCTACCATCCGCCACATGGTTTTTGATAAAACAGGTACACTTACGCAAAATAAAGAAGCAGGCGTATCTTTCGTTGGAAACCCACTTACAGCAGAAGAAAAACAAGCGATACCTTCGCTTACCGCACACTCTACCCATCCGCTCAGCCGGAAAATAAGCAAGTATTTATCAGAAAACACTGCTCTTGAACCCTCTATATTTCAGGAAAAAACCGGTAAAGGAATAGAAGGTGTAATAAACGGTCAGATAATCCGGTTAGGTTCAGCGAGTTTTGTGCCTATTCCGGAGAAAGACAAAGCAGTTGGGGTTTCCAGAGTTTATGTGGCTGTCAATGGTGTATACAAAGGGTATTTCCAGTTTGATGTTCGTTACCGCCAGGGTTTACAGCAAGTGCTGGAGAAACTGAAATCTACATACAAACTCTCTTTGCTGTCCGGCGACCATCCGGTGGATGTGCCTTTGTTACAACCGCTGTTTGGTAATAGTAATCTGCATTTTGAACAAAGTCCTTCTGATAAGCTTCGATATATTGCCCAGTTGCAGGCCAAAGGCGAAAAAGTACTGATGGCTGGTGATGGGTTGAATGATGCTGGTGCCTTAAAACAAAGTGATGTAGGACTGGTACTGACAGAAGATGTACATGCGTTTTTCCCGGCCTGCGATGTATTAATGGATGCCAAGCAATTCAGCCGCTTGCCTGATTTTATCCGCTTCAGCCAGACGAGTGTGAACATTGTAAAAGTGAGTTTCCTGCTTTCGCTGGTATATAATTTTATAGGCATTAGCCTGGCGGTTTCCGGAAGTCTTTCTCCAGTATTTGCAGCCATCTTTATGCCCTTGAGTTCGATGTCGGTAGTAGGTTTTGCAGTAGGAGTGAGCAGCCTGTATGCCAGGTTCAGGAAGTTATAA
- a CDS encoding inositol monophosphatase family protein encodes MNHSFIRDVLIEIGEAVCRKVHRSLQEQTVEQRSAIYKEGDDDTIYQIDRDVEEILVPILEKNARVLNGIVLVAEGIGENTNGVVLPKGKRAESAALRMIMDPIDGTRGIMYDKRSAFFLAAAAPNKGVATSLIDVEVAVMTELPTSRSILSDTLWAIRGKGAYGYTRNLINNDITKREISPSKSKTIIGGFSQIARFFPPGRDLLAKIEDELIETLAPDIPAGKAVIFEDQYISTGGQLYEMLMGHDRFIADIRYILYKKLEKEGKRPGHVCHPYDICTKMIGSEAGMIITDVYGQRLDAPLDVLSAVDWIGYANQHIRAEVEPVLQHLLRKYGLLE; translated from the coding sequence AGAACAGACGGTAGAACAGCGGAGTGCGATATATAAAGAAGGCGACGACGATACCATTTACCAGATCGACCGGGACGTAGAAGAAATTCTGGTTCCTATTCTGGAGAAAAATGCCAGAGTTTTAAATGGAATCGTACTGGTTGCTGAAGGTATCGGAGAAAACACCAATGGCGTAGTATTGCCGAAAGGCAAACGTGCAGAATCAGCCGCCCTCCGCATGATTATGGACCCAATTGATGGGACCAGGGGCATTATGTATGATAAACGTTCTGCATTTTTTCTGGCAGCGGCTGCTCCCAATAAAGGCGTAGCCACTTCACTGATAGATGTAGAAGTAGCTGTCATGACGGAACTTCCCACTTCCCGGAGTATTTTAAGCGATACGCTGTGGGCCATTCGCGGAAAAGGTGCTTATGGCTATACCAGGAATTTAATCAATAACGATATTACCAAACGGGAGATCAGCCCTTCCAAATCAAAAACCATTATTGGCGGGTTTTCCCAGATTGCCCGGTTTTTTCCTCCCGGAAGAGATTTGTTGGCTAAAATTGAAGACGAACTGATAGAAACCCTTGCTCCGGATATTCCGGCTGGCAAAGCGGTGATTTTTGAAGACCAGTATATTTCCACTGGCGGTCAGCTCTACGAAATGCTGATGGGCCATGACCGTTTTATAGCCGACATCCGCTATATTCTGTACAAAAAACTGGAGAAGGAAGGCAAGCGCCCTGGACATGTGTGCCATCCCTATGATATTTGCACAAAAATGATCGGTAGTGAAGCCGGAATGATCATCACCGATGTATATGGCCAGAGACTGGATGCACCACTAGATGTGTTATCGGCAGTAGACTGGATTGGTTATGCCAACCAGCACATCCGGGCAGAAGTAGAACCTGTATTACAACACCTGTTAAGGAAATACGGTTTGCTGGAATAA
- a CDS encoding Lrp/AsnC ligand binding domain-containing protein, giving the protein MDKNLEIDNVDLQILSLLMEDANMPYTEIGKKVFVSGGTVHVRMNKMEQMGIVKGAQLVIDYAKLGWDISAFLGIYLDKSSLYEEVSKELEKIPEVVNAHYTTGNYSIFAKIICRDTQHLREVLHDKIQKVKGIQRTETFISLDESINRSIPLHKKENTVLK; this is encoded by the coding sequence ATGGACAAAAATTTAGAAATTGACAATGTAGATCTGCAGATCCTGTCTTTGCTGATGGAAGATGCCAATATGCCCTACACAGAGATTGGTAAAAAAGTATTTGTTTCCGGGGGTACGGTGCATGTACGCATGAACAAAATGGAGCAAATGGGAATCGTAAAAGGTGCCCAGCTCGTGATCGATTATGCGAAATTAGGCTGGGACATCAGTGCATTTCTAGGCATCTACCTCGACAAAAGCTCCTTATATGAGGAGGTTTCTAAAGAATTGGAAAAAATTCCTGAAGTGGTGAATGCGCATTATACCACAGGAAATTATAGTATCTTTGCCAAGATCATTTGCCGTGACACCCAGCATCTGCGGGAAGTACTTCACGACAAAATTCAGAAAGTAAAAGGCATACAACGTACAGAAACATTTATTTCATTGGATGAAAGTATTAACCGCTCGATTCCTTTACATAAAAAAGAAAACACAGTATTAAAATAA